In a genomic window of Helianthus annuus cultivar XRQ/B chromosome 10, HanXRQr2.0-SUNRISE, whole genome shotgun sequence:
- the LOC110885098 gene encoding uncharacterized protein LOC110885098, whose product MQISNSDESATVSTNNNDNIEEESVIDASGKTLDLQVLDKRVNEGDCSSIEGLYLYKNTFNLIPRAVGGLSKLKTLKFFGNEVNLFPAEFGNLVNLERLQVKISLPGLTGLPLQKLKGLRELELSKAPPRPSAFPLLADIVGLERLTKLSVCHFSIRYLPSEIGCLTCLEYLDLSHNKMKNLPAEITHLSALITLKVANNKLVEVPSDLSSLQRLEHLDLSNNRLTSLGSLDLDSMHNLRILNLQYNKFPSFSQIPQWIRCDLEGNDEDMTNAEMDVLESAVTELPVDSITDEHIDTADSLSTHMTGSSSNRSIPKHRKGRRKGRYVLQQRARQKRLNCSRSRKCDNSAHVSTQSAIKTAVSSESLPEDSSDNKGLAVDDDGSEQVDENCVKGKEAEDNCNENDDASDNSCSTTQSKRHSVKDLNPKPSKSRRPIDMHLNMSSKYSAMSFCSIEDCLPDGFYDAGRDRPFLPLNDYDKNVHLGSREVIVMDRERDEELDAITLCAKALLFRLNQIHGSTKLDMLHVASLLALFVSSHFGGTDKSGLVYRERKSVSGSNYNKPFVCTCPTGTHNNDTKSAKQSINSAEDAVLLGLCEKSIQLVKARRNSIVVPIGTLQFGVCRHRALLLKYLCDRVEPRVPCELVRGYLDFAPHAWNVIVVKRGDSEVRMVVDACRPHDIREETDPEYYYRYIPMSRINSDASLDVDCFFPSLSTCEEVKEEGSSTLIQCNLGSVEAAAKVRILDLSGSSADEVRNFEFNCIGEVRLLSVLKHPCIVKVLGHQISTKWLPSSDGTPENRVLQSAIFMEHVKGGSLKDYIEKLAISGEKHVDVELALQIARDVAWALSEIHSKDVIHRDLKSENVLIDLDDEKSDGKPVVKLCDFDRAVPLRSSLHTCCIGHMGIPPPDVCVGTPRWMAPEVYRTIHDRSSYGLEVDLWSFGCLLLELLTLQVPYAGLRESEIHKLLSMGKRPLLTDELEALGPAEDTKTNKPEGEGYKKDKTLRFLIDIYRKCTKDDPLDRPTADRLYRILADFSNSTTAEA is encoded by the exons ATGCAGATATCAAATTCAGACGAATCAGCAACCGTTTCAACTAACAACAACGACAACATTGAAGAAGAATCTGTAATCGATGCTTCTGGAAAGACGCTGGATCTACAGGTTTTGGATAAGAGGGTTAATGAGGGTGATTGTTCTTCGATAGAGGGTTTGTATTTGTATAAAAATACGTTTAATTTGATACCGAGAGCGGTTGGGGGGTTGAGTAAGTTGAAAACTTTGAAGTTTTTTGGGAATGAGGTGAATTTGTTTCCTGCTGAGTTTGGGAACTTGGTTAATTTAGAGAGGTTGCAAGTTAAGATATCTTTGCCTGGGTTGACTGGTTTGCCGTTGCAGAAGTTGAAGGGTTTGAGGGAGTTGGAGCTTAGTAAGGCGCCTCCTCGCCCTTCCGCCTTTCCGTTGTTGGCGGATATTGTCGGCCTCGAGCGGTTGACTAAGCTGTCTGTTTGTCATTTTTCTATCCG ATATTTGCCTTCAGAAATTGGCTGTCTTACTTGTTTGGAGTACCTAGATCTCTCACACAATAAAATGAAAAATTTACCCGCAGAAATCACTCATTTGAGTGCATTGATTACGTTGAAAGTCGCTAACAATAAGCTGGTTGAAGTACCATCAGACTTGTCATCTCTTCAGAGATTGGAACACTTGGACCTTTCAAACAACAGACTTACATCTTTGGGTTCTCTTGATCTTGACTCAATGCATAACCTTCGGATACTAAATCTTCAGTAcaacaagtttccaagtttctcTCAAATACCACAGTGGATAAGGTGTGATCTAGAGGGTAACGATGAAGACATGACCAACGCAGAGATGGATGTACTTGAAAGTGCTGTCACAGAGCTTCCTGTTGATTCCATAACCGACGAACACATTG ACACTGCGGATTCTTTATCAACCCATATGACCGGATCATCATCAAATAGAAGTATCCCAAAACATAGAAAAGGGCGTAGAAAAGGGCGTTACGTTTTGCAGCAGAGAGCTCGCCAAAAGCGTCTAAACTGCAGTAGGAGCAGGAAATGCGACAATTCTGCCCATGTTTCAACTCAAAGTGCAATCAAAACTGCCGTTTCATCTGAATCCCTTCCGGAAGATTCATCGGATAACAAAGGACTTGCTGTAGATGACGACGGTTCAGAACAGGTTGACGAAAATTGTGTCAAGGGTAAAGAGGCAGAAGATAATTGTAATGAAAATGATGATGCGTCGGATAACTCGTGTAGTACAACACAGTCGAAAAGACATTCTGTTAAGGATCTTAATCCTAAGCCCAGCAAGTCAAGGAGACCGATCGATATGCATTTAAACATGTCTTCTAAATATAGCGCAATGTCGTTCTGTAGCATCGAGGACTGTCTTCCAGATGGATTTTACGATGCGGGACGGGACCGTCCTTTCTTGCCTCTCAATGATTATGACAAAAACGTGCATCTTGGCTCACGTGAAGTTATCGTCATGGACAG GGAAAGGGATGAAGAGTTGGATGCTATAACACTATGTGCTAAAGCTTTATTATTTCGTTTAAATCAAATCCACGGGTCCACCAAGCTTGATATGTTGCACGTCGCTTCATTGCTTGCTTTGTTTGTGTCAAGTCATTTTGGAGGGACCGACAAAAGCGgattggtttatagggaacggaAGTCTGTATCTGGATCAAACTATAACAAGCCTTTTGTCTGCACTTGCCCTACCGGGACCCACAACAACGATACAAAATCCGCAAAACAGAGTATAAACTCTGCAGAGGATGCTGTTCTTCTTGGCCTTTGTGAAAAATCTATTCAGTTGGTAAAAGCAAGGCGAAATTCCATTGTTGTCCCTATTGGTACTCTTCAGTTCGGTGTTTGTAGACATAGAGCATTGCTTTTGAAG TATCTTTGTGATCGAGTGGAGCCTCGAGTACCTTGTGAACTTGTGAGGGGGTATTTGGATTTTGCACCGCATGCGTGGAATGTAATTGTTGTTAAGAGGGGTGATTCAGAGGTTCGAATGGTAGTGGATGCATGCCGTCCGCATGATATAAGGGAAGAGACTGATCCAGAATATTATTACAG GTACATTCCTATGAGCCGGATCAACAGTGATGCGAGTCTTGATGTAGACTGTTTTTTTCCTTCTCTTTCTACATGTGAGGAAGTTAAGGAAGAAGGTTCTTCGACTCTTATCCAATGCAACCTTGGATCAGTCGaagctgctgctaag GTGCGCATTTTGGATTTAAGTGGGAGCTCTGCAGATGAAGTTAGGAACTTCGAATTTAACTGCATAGGGGAGGTGAGACTTTTAAGTGTTTTGAAGCACCCTTGTATTGTAAAGGTGTTAGGCCATCAAATTTCTACCAAATGGTTACCATCATCAGATGGAACACCTGAGAATCGCGTATTGCAGTCTGCCATTTTTATGGAGCATGTTAAAGGGGGATCGTTAAAG GACTATATTGAAAAGCTTGCAATATCTGGTGAGAAGCATGTTGATGTGGAACTGGCTTTGCAAATTGCTAGAGATGTTGCTTGGGCGTTATCTGAGATCCATTCAAAAGATGTGATTCATCGTGACTTGAAGAGTGAAAACGTCTTAATTGATCTGGACGATGAAAAATCTGATGGAAAACCTGTTGTTAAACTTTGTGATTTCGATAGAGCAGTTCCTTTACGTTCTTCCTTGCATACTTGTTGTATTGGCCATATGGGGATCCCGCCACCTGATGTCTGTGTTGGAACGCCGCGTTGGATGGCCCCTGAGGTCTATCGAACAATTCATGATCGGTCTTCATATGGACTG GAAGTGGATTTATGGTCTTTTGGATGCTTACTTTTGGAATTATTGACTTTGCAAGTGCCTTACGCTGGGTTGCGGGAATCTGAAATTCACAAGCTTCTTTCG ATGGGTAAACGGCCGCTATTGACAGACGAACTAGAGGCTTTGGGTCCAGCAGAAGATACAAAAACGAATAAACCCGAGGGTGAAGGATACAAAAAAGATAAAACACTTAGATTTTTAATTGATATTTACCGGAAGTGTACCAAGGACGATCCATTGGATCGTCCAACAGCAGATCGACTTTACCGAATACTGGCTGATTTCTCAAACTCAACTACAGCAGAAGCGTAG